A stretch of the Ananas comosus cultivar F153 linkage group 14, ASM154086v1, whole genome shotgun sequence genome encodes the following:
- the LOC109720678 gene encoding zinc finger protein CONSTANS-LIKE 4-like isoform X1 codes for MEPGGEGRKYNKYWGLEGGRRCDGCKGAAAVLYCRADAAYLCGRCDAGVHGANKLASRHERVWVCEVCEQAPASVTCKADAAALCVACDADIHSANPLARRHDRAPVVPLLDPLPPSAYAAAAAAHDILLRGADDCDDDLADDDADDDEQLGAAGEDNGNEAEAASWLLPNPGPIPNNPNPNPNPCGGGGGGIIKGLMEAPEIKSVEFFLSDVDRYLDLEYASSVDARFHHADSVVPVHASGGSSGAIELDFARSKPSYATYPAQSLSHSVSSSEVGVVPDGSSIRLRLRRGVRRRPRLRRRPLLLRSPYPRSDPPPRSSYLYAILCLNLNFGSLSLSPLPHSLSLSLSLSV; via the exons atggaaCCTGGTGGCGAGGGAAGGAAGTACAACAAGTACTGGGGGTTGGAGGGGGGGAGGAGGTGCGACGGGTGCaagggggcggcggcggtgctgtACTGCAGGGCGGACGCGGCGTACCTGTGTGGGAG GTGCGACGCGGGGGTGCACGGGGCCAACAAGCTGGCGTCGCGGCACGAGCGGGTGTGGGTGTGCGAGGTGTGCGAGCAGGCGCCCGCCAGCGTCACCTGCAaggccgacgccgccgccctctGCGTCGCCTGCGACGCCGACATCCACTCCGCCAACCCCCTCGCCCGCCGCCACGACCGCGCCCCCGTCGTCCCCCTCCTCgaccccctccccccctccgcctacgccgccgccgccgccgcgcacgACATCCTCCTCAGGGGCGCCGACGATTGCGACGACGATctcgccgacgacgacgccgacgacgacgagcaGCTCGGGGCCGCCGGGGAGGACAACGGGaacgaggcggaggcggcgtcgTGGCTCCTCCCCAACCCTGGCCCTATCCCTAataaccccaaccccaaccctaatccgtgcggcggcggcggcggcggcatcatCAAGGGGTTGATGGAGGCGCCGGAGATCAAATCGGTGGAGTTCTTCCTCTCGGACGTGGATCGCTACCTCGACCTCGAGTACGCGTCCTCCGTGGACGCGCGCTTCCACCACGCGGACAGCGTCGTCCCCGTCCACGCCAGCGGAGGGAGCAGCGGGGCGATCGAGCTCGACTTCGCCCGATCCAAGCCCTCCTACGCCACCTACCCCGCCCAATCCCTGAGCCACAGC GTGTCGTCGTCGGAGGTCGGGGTGGTGCCGGACGGGAGCAGcatccgcctccgcctccgccgtgGGGTTCGTCGTCGACCCCGGCTACGGCGTCGTCCCCTCCTTTTGAGATCCCCATACCCTCGCTCCGATCCCCCTCCTCGCAGTTCCTATTTGTACGCCATCTtgtgtttgaatttgaattttggctccctctctctctccccccttccccactctctctctctctctctctctctctccgtgtAG
- the LOC109720678 gene encoding zinc finger protein CONSTANS-LIKE 4-like isoform X2: MEPGGEGRKYNKYWGLEGGRRCDGCKGAAAVLYCRADAAYLCGRCDAGVHGANKLASRHERVWVCEVCEQAPASVTCKADAAALCVACDADIHSANPLARRHDRAPVVPLLDPLPPSAYAAAAAAHDILLRGADDCDDDLADDDADDDEQLGAAGEDNGNEAEAASWLLPNPGPIPNNPNPNPNPCGGGGGGIIKGLMEAPEIKSVEFFLSDVDRYLDLEYASSVDARFHHADSVVPVHASGGSSGAIELDFARSKPSYATYPAQSLSHSVSSSEVGVVPDGSSIRLRLRRGVRRRPRLRRRPLLLRSPYPRSDPPPRSSYLYAILCLNLNFGSLSLSPLPHSLSLSLSLSV, translated from the exons atggaaCCTGGTGGCGAGGGAAGGAAGTACAACAAGTACTGGGGGTTGGAGGGGGGGAGGAGGTGCGACGGGTGCaagggggcggcggcggtgctgtACTGCAGGGCGGACGCGGCGTAC CTGTGCGGGAGGTGCGACGCGGGGGTGCACGGGGCCAACAAGCTGGCGTCGCGGCACGAGCGGGTGTGGGTGTGCGAGGTGTGCGAGCAGGCGCCCGCCAGCGTCACCTGCAaggccgacgccgccgccctctGCGTCGCCTGCGACGCCGACATCCACTCCGCCAACCCCCTCGCCCGCCGCCACGACCGCGCCCCCGTCGTCCCCCTCCTCgaccccctccccccctccgcctacgccgccgccgccgccgcgcacgACATCCTCCTCAGGGGCGCCGACGATTGCGACGACGATctcgccgacgacgacgccgacgacgacgagcaGCTCGGGGCCGCCGGGGAGGACAACGGGaacgaggcggaggcggcgtcgTGGCTCCTCCCCAACCCTGGCCCTATCCCTAataaccccaaccccaaccctaatccgtgcggcggcggcggcggcggcatcatCAAGGGGTTGATGGAGGCGCCGGAGATCAAATCGGTGGAGTTCTTCCTCTCGGACGTGGATCGCTACCTCGACCTCGAGTACGCGTCCTCCGTGGACGCGCGCTTCCACCACGCGGACAGCGTCGTCCCCGTCCACGCCAGCGGAGGGAGCAGCGGGGCGATCGAGCTCGACTTCGCCCGATCCAAGCCCTCCTACGCCACCTACCCCGCCCAATCCCTGAGCCACAGC GTGTCGTCGTCGGAGGTCGGGGTGGTGCCGGACGGGAGCAGcatccgcctccgcctccgccgtgGGGTTCGTCGTCGACCCCGGCTACGGCGTCGTCCCCTCCTTTTGAGATCCCCATACCCTCGCTCCGATCCCCCTCCTCGCAGTTCCTATTTGTACGCCATCTtgtgtttgaatttgaattttggctccctctctctctccccccttccccactctctctctctctctctctctctctccgtgtAG
- the LOC109719956 gene encoding LOW QUALITY PROTEIN: probable receptor-like serine/threonine-protein kinase At5g57670 (The sequence of the model RefSeq protein was modified relative to this genomic sequence to represent the inferred CDS: inserted 2 bases in 1 codon): MDAIEECAMSSRILVGVTLDAKECAELLSWAIGVAAHPNDTVVALHVLVEKEQKLNSDHKSRLRHARAFVISMLGEFVETCETKQVKLEAKIRTSSSIGRGLTDEAALTEANYLLVGNSRKSSHKNSFGIMNHCFTYAPKGCSVIAIRKQVLPKNGPQLESETHENEGRHFASSRRAKKDTNLGKSFLSIYKLFKAHTRREKMQFKSELISEKSSPRTVLDEPESNKQILEDCSSLSSYETGACTHTKIWRSSSFFKIIFPFFRSSEDLIGKDSDVFSTCTEDQKPLWRCFSYEEISTATNNFHPDNMVGRGGYAEVYKGALSDGQCVAVKRLAKGITNEQKEKEFLIELGILGHVCHPNTAYLIGCCIENGLHLIFDFCPSGTLASALHGKSSKLLEWPVRYRIAVGIARGLHYLHKCCRHRIIHRDIKXLLLTEDFEPQISDFGLAKWLPKQWTHHSVIPIEGTFGYLAPEYFMHGIVDEKTDVFAFGVLLLEIVTGRRPVDSSKQSLLQWAKPLLEAGKVTELVDSKLGGEYDKHQLQRLVLTASYCIRQPSIWRPSMTEVLELLSDCNGLGATERWKMLEHDIDEMDDCSVVTDCYCPY; encoded by the exons ATGGATGCTATAGAGGAGTGTGCTATGAGCTCAAGAATACTTGTTGGTGTGACTCTTGATGCTAAAGAGTGTGCAGAGCTTCTGTCGTGGGCCATCGGAGTGGCGGCGCATCCGAACGACACTGTCGTCGCTTTGCATGTTCTAG TGGAGAAGGAACAGAAGCTTAATTCTGATCACAAGAGTAGATTGCGACACGCCAGGGCCTTCGTTATTTCTATGCTCGGAGAATTCGTCGAGACCTGCGAAACTAAGCAG GTGAAGTTAGAAGCAAAGATTAGGACAAGTTCTAGCATTGGAAGAGGCCTCACCGATGAAGCTGCTCTTACTGAGGCTAACTACCTTCTTGTCGGCAACTCGAGAAAATCATCTCACAA GAACTCCTTTGGAATTATGAATCACTGCTTCACATATGCTCCCAAAGGTTGCTCCGTAATCGCGATAAGAAAACAAGTTCTACCGAAAAATGGACCTCAATTGGAGTCAGAAACACATGAAAATGAAG GTAGGCACTTTGCAAGCTCAAGAAGGGCTAAAAAGGATACCAATTTGGGTAAAtcttttctctctatatataagcTTTTTAAGGCACACacaaggagagagaaaatgcAGTTTAAAAGTGAACTGATCAGTGAGAAGAGTTCACCAAGAACAGTGTTAGATGAGCCAGAGAGTAATAAACAGATTCTTGAGGATTGCTCTAGTCTATCTAGCTACGAGACTGGCGCATGTACCCATACGAAAATTTGGAGGAGCTCGTCGTTCTTTAAGATAATCTTTCCCTTCTTTCGATCGAGCGAGGACTTAATTGGAAAAGATAGTGATGTTTTTTCAACCTGCACTGAAGATCAGAAGCCTCTGTGGAGGTGTTTCAGCTATGAGGAGATTTCAACTGCAACTAACAACTTCCACCCAG ATAATATGGTGGGGAGAGGAGGATATGCAGAGGTATATAAAGGGGCTCTTTCTGATGGTCAATGTGTAGCAGTTAAGAGATTGGCTAAGGGAATTACTAATGAGCAAAAGGAGAAAGAGTTTCTCATAGAGCTTGGAATACTTGGCCATGTGTGCCATCCAAACACAGCTTATCTTATTGGCTGTTGCATTGAGAATGGGCTCCATCTCATATTTGATTTTTGCCCTAGTGGAACCCTAGCATCAGCTTTGCATG GGAAAAGTAGCAAGCTTCTGGAGTGGCCTGTGAGATACAGGATTGCAGTGGGGATTGCTAGAGGCTTGCATTACCTGCACAAGTGTTGCAGGCACCGAATCATCCATCGCGACATCAA GCTNCTTCTTACAGAAGACTTTGAACCTCAG ATTTCAGATTTTGGATTAGCCAAATGGCTCCCGAAGCAATGGACTCACCACTCTGTCATTCCAATAGAGGGAACTTTTGG GTACTTGGCACCGGAGTACTTCATGCATGGAATCGTCGACGAGAAAACCGATGTTTTTGCCTTTGGGGTGCTGTTATTGGAGATTGTTACAGGAAGAAGGCCCGTCGATTCCTCGAAGCAAAGTTTGCTTCAGTGG GCCAAGCCATTACTAGAGGCAGGGAAAGTTACTGAATTGGTTGACTCAAAGCTTGGTGGAGAGTATGACAAGCACCAGCTGCAGAGATTAGTGCTCACTGCATCTTACTGCATCCGACAACCGTCAATTTGGCGCCCATCCATGACCGAG GTATTAGAGCTTCTATCAGATTGCAATGGATTGGGGGCAACAGAGAGATGGAAGATGCTTGAGCATGATATTGATGAGATGGATGATTGCAGTGTGGTTACTGATTGTTACTGTCCCTACTAA